CCTGCTGCGCAGCCCCCAGTGAGTCCTCCCCACCTGGACCTTGGGAGCGCTCAGGCTCTGCCTCCGCGTTCATTCAATCCCGCGGCCGTGTGcacaccccacccccctccaGCTACCGGCATCCACTTCTCCCGGCCAAACTTCAATCCCGGTGTGACAGCGGCGTCCCTTCTCGCAGATCCGGGTTGTGGCTCCCAGACCCAGGTGTCTGAGTCTTCCTCGGCACCCACAGAGCCGCGCCTCTTCTCCCTGAACCCCCAGCCCTCCGCCCCGTCTCCGGCTCAGGTTCCGACTCTCCCCGGGGGACTCCTAGAGCCCGACAGACCAGCAGGTGAAGGCTGCCCCACCCCCCTTGCCCTTCCGGGGTCCTTGGCAAGTCTCAAGTCCTTGAACCGGGCCAACTCGGGGCCAAGAGCCCCAGCGGTAAATTCCTCCTCAAACAGCGCTGCCCCGGCCGAGAGTACTCACCGCGCGCCCCCATCTCCGTGCCTCGCCTGACCCCTCAGCGACCTGGGGCTCGGCGGGTGCCTGCGCCGAGGCCCCGCATCCCGGGAAGATCGACGGGGCAGGGCCGCCCCGCCGGCCGAACGAGGGGGCCGCGGTCCCCGGGCGCCGAGCGGGGTCGGGGCAGAGCGCGCAGAGCCCGGGGCCAGGGTCTGGAGGACGGCGCGGCGAGGCGACCGGCGGGGTTGGCCCGGGGACTGTTGGCCCGGGGACTGCGGCGGCGGCCGGGGGTCGGGGCTGTTATCAGCTGTGTGCGTgcgggtggggggttggggggaggctgTGTGCGTGAGGGGTCGCGGGAGGTGGGGACCGGAGGGGTCACAGCCGGGGCAGGACGCCTGGGTCGGGGGCTCGCCGGGGCGGAGCTGCCTGCCGTCCGACCCCCGGGTTCCGGGAGGTGCGGCTGGGTGCGCGCCGCGGGACGGGCACAAGGCTGCCCTGGGAGAGCAGTGCCATTCTGCTGGGAGCGCCTGGGGACCCCGACATCCCCTCCACCCCCTAGAGATGGGCCTGTCTGGGTTCTTGCAAGGCAGTCAGGAAGATGCTGGCTGGGCAAGTCAGTGGTGGCCTTCTCACGGTCCCGGTTCTTCTGGAAACCGGTGTTGTTCGAGTTGAGGGATTTAATATGGGTGGTGCACAGAGCAAGACACTTGGTGAGGTCTTCTCCTCCCACTCCTCACTTTTGAGGACCCTGAAAGCCCAGAAATTGAACTTTTAGGTCAGTGTGCCTGGCAAAATTCTTAAGAATCTGAAATACAATGAACCCCCAAAGGGATGGCACCGGGGGTCTGCAGCTAAGCCTCTGTGGTTTCTAGGAAGCCCTGGGGCAGGGAGCGAACTCCAGGGAGCAGGAGTCCAAGGCTTGCTTACCTCTCAAACCTTGGGAAGTGGCCTGAGTGTCTAGGCCTCAATGCTCTAACCTGTCAAATGGGCCTCCTGAAAGCACCATCCCTGTTCATGTTGCTTTCACAAATGCGAAACCCTGACAAATGCTGGTGGTTATTTATATGTTCATTCACTCCCTCCCCAGTCCCATAATATTAGATCTATTTTATTCATGCATTTAGTCCCTTCTTGGTGCAAGTCAACTGACTACAAACTTTTCAGGACAGAAACATGCATTGAGACTTAACTCCTGCCTCCTGGAGTTTGTAGCTTACAGTAGATATAGGATGGGTACGTGGAGCCATGTGTGAGGACTGGGGTGTGCAGAGCTGAGCTATGAGAGTTTGGAAGAGGGGGTGGTCACCTCTAGCTGGGGAATCGAGGAGGATTTGATGCAGGAGGTCAAAACAAGCTCAGCCTTGAAGGGCAGGCAGGATTTCATTGGGAAAAGATGTGAGGTGGATGGGGGAGGCCGTTCTAGCCCTGTGTTGGTGGGTCAAGTGTTTTGGGGTGAAGGGTggggtgtgggagggagaggTGGATATCAGGCTAGGGTGCTGCTTAGGGAGAGGTCATGTTGTGAAGGGCCTTGAGTGCCACTCTGAAGAACTGGGACTTTGGAACGAGTgggaaatattcattcattcaagaaatatacatataagaGTAcctacttggacttccctggtggcatagtagataataatccacctgccagtgctggggacacaggttcgatccctggtccaggaagcatggagctactgagcctgtgcaccgcaactactgagcccacgtgctgcaactactttTGAAGCCCTCAcgacctggagcctgtgctccacaagagaagccactgcagcgagaagcccacacaccacaacaaagagtagccctggctcgctgcaactagaaaaagccggggcagcaatgaagacccgggacagccaaggaaaaaaaaaaaagaatacttactGTTGGCCAGGAACCTGGAGATAGAGCAGTGAATAAAAAGGACAAGACTGCCTGCCCTGGTGGAGCTGACATTCTAGAGGAGGATGGATGGCAAACAcgaaaatgaataaaagatagAGGCTCTCCAGTGGTAAAAAGCTTCGAAGGCCCAGGAATCTTGGAGGAGGTGGCAATTTTGGACGAAGCAGGCAGAATGCCTACTGAGAAGAAGGTGACAAAGTGAGGGAGATGAGGGGCGATCAAAGAGGGTTCAGACAGATGAAtgggaggggcaggaggcagaggctTGAAGGTAATAATGAGGCCCCGACCTGctcccctgccctctgctcaCCCACAGCCTGCTCTCAGGGCCTCCCCCAAAACCTGGTGTGCCGGCTGCCAGTCTGCATACCCCACTGTGCCCCCTGATCCCGGTTTCCCCCTCAGCACCCAGGCGGCCTCCCAGCCCCACATGGCCCTCGGAGCCCAGCCCTGGGACAGGATCCCAGCTGTGGGACAAACACACGCACACTCACGTCCACACACGTCCGCACATGCGTTCTGTCCTGACTTCCCACACGCCTCAGCCTCTGCTCTCCGGGTCCCCAGACTCCTGCGTCACTGCCCTGACCTGACCACGGAGAGGGGGCCGGGGGGGATGGCGGGGAGTAGACACAGccggaggagagggaggagaggaggagctgTTCGGGCTGTGGGACCTGCCTCTCCCCTCACGCCAGCTTGGCAGAGGTTCCCCAGGCCCCTGCCTTCGAGAAAGGTAGATGGGCCCTGGGCAATAGCCCCTAGGTGCTGGGGCCTGCCGGACAAGGGTGACGTTGGTTCATCCGCTGGAGCATTTGGAAAGAGCTGCGATTGCAGCCcgggagagaaggcagaggagacaAGGGGAGAGATGGAACCTCCGTCCAATCCCTAAGCCCTAGTAATCCTACCAAGAAGGCAGAGGCTGATTTGGGGGCCAACTTAAACCCAGCTGTTGATGGATACCACCCAGCAGGGCCCATCAATCCAGCCTGGACAGCAGGGCACCCTGAGGAGCAGGAAGCTACCTGGGACTCCCCCTCCGATGCTTAGTGCCCCACTGCCAGAGCCCCCTCCATCTGCCTGTTTATATTTCTCTGGCATGGTGCTGGCCCAGTGCCAGGGCGACTGTAGAAGGTCACCACGCTGTCCCCTCCAGATATCCCCAACTGGATGGTGGGGGTGGAGACAGGCTGGAGTCATCCTGGCAGCCACTAGAGTAACTTTCCCGCTGAACAAACAGCCTTATTCGGGGTATTACCATGAGCACGAGCCTGCAGTGGCTCCCGGTTCCTAGGAACTAAGACCCTCTGTGCTCTGCCACCCACCCACCTTTCCAGCCTGTTCTCCCACTTCGTTCACCCCCATGCCCACATCACAGGAGCTCACTGACATGATTTGCTGCCTCCTGCCCTTCGCTCACTCTCTGCCTTCCACCTGGATCACCCTCGCCCTCCCACACTATCGCTCCCTTTCTTCAAGTGTTACCTCCTCTACAAAGCCTTCCCAGATGCCCCGGCAGAAAGCTGTCTCCCTGCTCTGGGCTACCGTTCTTTATGtacatcttttatgtctcagcaatacgtgaaccgtgaacttcctgaagttcaagctggttttagaaaaggcagaggaaccagagatcaaattgccaatatccgctggatcatggataaagcaagagagttccagaaaaacatctatttctgctttattgactatgccaaagcctttgactgtgtggatcacaataaactgtggaaaattctgaaagagatgggaataccagaccacctgacctgcctcttgagaaatctgtatgcaggtcaggaagcaacagttagaactggacatggaacaatagactggttccaaataggaaaaggagtatgtcaaggctgtatattatcaccctgcttatttaacttatatgcagagtacatcatgagaaatgctggactggaagaaacacaagctggaatcaagattgccgggagaaatatcaataacctcagatatgcagatgacaccacccttatggcagaaagtgaagaggaactcaaaagcctcttgatgaaagtgaaagtggagagtgaaaaagttggcttaaagctcaacattcagaaaacaaagatcatggcatccggtcccaccacttcatgggaaatagatggggaaacagtggaaacagtgtcagactttattttggggggctcccaaatcactgcagatggtgactgcagccatgaaattaaaagacgcttactccttggaaggaaagttatgactaacctagatagcatattcaaaagcagagacattactttgccaacaaaggtcggtctagtcaaggctgtggtttttcctgtggtcatgtatggatgtgagagttggacttgaagaaggctgagcgcggaagaattgatgcttttgaactgtggtgttggagaagactcttgagagtcccttggactgcaaggagatccaaccagtccattctgaaggagatcagccctgggatttctttggagggaatgatgctaaagctgaaactccagtactttggccacctgatgcgaagagttgactcattggaaaagactctgatgctgggagggattgggggcaggaggagaaggggacgacagaggatgagatggctggatggcatcactgactcgatggacgtgagtctgagtgaactccgggagttggtgatggacagggaggcctggcgtgctgcgattcatggggtcgcgaagagtcggacacgactgagtgactgaacttaacttaCTTATgtctcagagcttccctggtggttcagatggttctgcctgcagtgagggagacctgagttcgacccctgggttgggaagattgcctggagaagggaatagcaacccactcccgtattcttgcctggagaattctatggagagaatgaacctggtgggctacagtccatggggttgcaaagagtcagacatgactgagcgactaagacttCTACTTTATGCCTCAAGCCTCCCCTCTTGGGGCCACCATGTACAGCTGTCAAGGTTGAGCACTGCACAGCTCCAGGGGCCGCCATTCATTTGGACCCTGATGAGAATGGTATTCTCTGGAGTCGTGCAGCACAGGTGCTCTGTTAAtcggaggagagagaaaaggacaaagCATAGGCAGGTCTTGTTCATCTTGGTGCCAGTGGGCACCTGGCCTGTTGCCTGTTTATGGTCTTCGCTCAAGTGTGGCTTGCAGAGTGTGCTCCGTCCACTCCAAATACCTCAACCAGAGGATGGGAGGCCTAGAGGGAGGAAGTGAGCCCCTCATCTTCTGCATGCTTGCTGGAGCCGTGCCTGGACAACCTAGCTCTGGGTTTGCCGGGGCTTGAGAGGCCTCCATCTACTTCCTGAGCAGGGAGCCCGCAAGGCGAGGCCTCAAAAGGGACAGTCGTGACCACAGGATGGCGGGGGTGGAGACAAGCTGGAGTTGTCCCAGCAGCCGGTTCAGATTGAAACTCCAAGCAGCAAATTTACAGCCCCCCTGAGCTAGCGCAGACCCCCAGGAAGCACGAAGTCCCAGCTGCCTGGAGTCGTGTTGGGGCGGAGAAGGGGGGGCCTCTGGACCTTTCCGCCCTCCTCCTTTCCAATCAGTAGCTTCTCACCCAGGCTTGGGAGCTCTGCCAGGGGCCCAGACCTTCTGTGCTGGGAAGTGGGGTGGCTTGGACCTCGGAGGGTGTGATGGGGAGGGCTTCCTGATGCTTGGGGAACTGGGAAGGGAGTGAGGACTCGGAGTAGGGATTCCTGCTGGGAAGTCCTGTGCGGAGGTCAGCTTGGAGAAACGGAGGCAATCTGTGCTTACTTGGCCACAAGGTAGCCTCTAGGACCAGATGTTTGGGTTCTGTTCTCAGCGAGCAGCTCTGCCGCTTCAGGAGCCCAACGAGGCTTGTCTGATAAACAAGGGAGCCCAGATTTGGTGACCTGGtgagctctgccacttaccagcacACAACGTGAACAGGTGACCTTATGTCCGAGCCTGGGGATGGCAGAAGAAACGATAGTAACTGCTTGCCAGGGCTGTTGTGTGATTATGTAACGCCCGGCACGAGGTAATCAATACGTGCTACCTATTATCACTGCACCCTTGGCTTTACTATCCCTGCTGTTTGTCCTCTCTTTGCAGGCCTGGAGACCAGATCGCCAACATACTCTTCAGCCTTCCTCCAGCGTCCGCCACCGCTCCTTCTGGGGAGGTGGGCATGGGTTCGTGACACCTTATCCCTGGTGTTGTAGCTGCCTCACTAAGCCACCCACTAGCAAAGGTCACGGGGTCAGGGGGTGTGGATGGAGGATGGGAGTCTCTCTGGGTGGACACATCCACTGCTCTTTGGAGAAAGTTGCCGCAGAAACACAACTGATTGGAGCTGGGGGTGGGTCAAGACATAGACATCAAGGCAATGCTCACACTCAGTTTATTCAAAGCCTGGAGACAACCAGGGCTTTCTTGTCCCCTTAACATGGGTGTCCTCCCAAGGGAGGCCCAGAGACATCCCAAGGACCCTGAACTGAATGAGGCCTTTGGGCGCACCCTGGACAGGCCCCGAAGCATTACCAGGCCACCTTCTTTGGTTACTAGTCTCGACTCTCCCCCAGTGCTTGAGTCCTTGCAGGAGGGCACGCAAAGCACCAAGACCTCCACCTCCAGATGCACCTCCCCAGCTCAGGTTTCTGTGAAGCGTCAGCCACATCCTAGGATCTCCTGTTCTCAGGTACGGCTGAATGTTCCCAAGCTCCTTCACACACCCTTTACCGGAAGGATGTCCTTTACCCATGTCCTTCCCATCCTTTACCAGAAGACAGAGCTGCTAAATTGGCCGCAGTAGCTTTCCtgtccaaacaaaaataaaacatcaattcAAAAGCACCCATAAGTGTCATTTAGGAAGATGGAGTCTTAAGTGGTCATTTTCATAGACTTCTCTCTTGGTGGGATAACCTTTGCCTCATCCCCAAACCTGCAGTGGGTCATCTCTTCCCTTCAGAACTACATTTACACACGCCTCTAGTCCATCTTCTCCATAGGCTCCAGGGTTTGTTCTCCCGGCTCCTGACCAAGCACCAAGAACTCACCAGGACAGAGTGCAAGGAACTTCCTAGAAGGATCATCCACCCATCCAGACCAGTTCCTGGGTCCTGAGGGCCCATCTTCTTTCCCGCCGCCAGTGCCACAAAAGTAAAAGCCAGCAGGACTAAGAACCCAGCCTTGTAgatcaaacacacacaaaccaccttccttcccctctccccatccccatgtAGAGGACCAAACTATTCCTTAGCAAAATGACTCACACTACCAACAGTTTCCCCTCTTTCGGGAGCCCTTGCTAATGCCAGGCTCCAAGCACTATGTAAATTAATTCTTTCCAAATCTGTCTGTCCTTTTTTCTATTAGTTTTTAGAGGCCCAGGGGTTCGTACCTCTCTGGGCAGACCTGGTGCCTAACAGAGATTCCGCACAAGCAGTGAATTCTCAATAACACTAGAGATGAGGTCTACTCCCACCTCCAAGACAAGCATTTCAAATCTGACCTTGGGGGAACTGTTTTTGAAGTAGGAGGTCATTTTGCGCTCATTGTGGGCTCCATAGCTGTTGAGCAAAAAGAAGGGAGGGGAACTGCACCTGGACATCCTTTCTGCCCCCATCACCTTCCAGCTTCCCAAGCTGTGATGGAAGACACTGCAGAGAACCCAGAGGGCGGGGGAGCAGAGGTGGCTGGTGGCCTCCCTGCAGAGCTCCCTGCCCCATCCACCAGGCGTGCACTCGGACAGATGCAGGCACTTTCCCCGCACCCCCTACCTGCCCCATCGGTGGCAATGTCTAGGGGCTGTTTCTGCCActgagggaagccccactggcAAGCAGTGAGAGAATATGGAGCAGAAACAACAAATAAGCTGGAAGATGTGGCAGCCGAAACAAACCAAATGCAAAAGGGCTGCTGCTACCACCTCTGCTGGGCCTGGGCCAGGAGCACAGAGACCAGAGCACATACGTGCAAGGACACACACAACTCCCGCCAGCTCCCTGctggctcccccgttcctggggcCTCCTGGGCAAGGGAGCCTTGCAGTCAAGGCTGATAGGGAAATTGGGATGGGGGGATTTGGGGGCATCTGATAGAATCGTCTCCGTCAAATCTCCCCAATGCTTCCTACTTTGTAGCTGCCGAGTGACCCTCCAGTCCTACAACACACCCTGTTAGTGAATCCCCTTTGTACACGCTGATGCCTTTGCCTGATGTGGCCTCTCCCCTCTCTTCTGCCTGGCAAACTCCTCTTCATACTTCAAAACCCAGGTCAAAGGTGAAACCATCTCAGACCTCAGCAGGaagttagccatttccttctctgcgcTTCTCTATTGTGGCTGTTCTTACCTCTTACATCACACATCTTATTCACTGCACGAAAACTGGTATATCCACCTTCCCAACTAAATGGtgaactccttgaaggcaggggcCATTTTATACCCACCTTTGTAtccccagggcccagcccagGTCTGTGGCTCACAGAAGGCACCTGGGCTGTGTTTAGTCATTAGAACGAAGCCCCAGTCCTTCTGTGAAGAGTTTGCTTTCCTGTGCGACTGGCAGTCACTTCCACAGCATGAGTCCCTCCTCAGCAGGAACCTTCAAGCCAGAGGGAGAGGTTTTGCCAAATGAGAAGGCTGATTTTCAGAATCCCAAACCAAACTGCCTTCAAGCAAACTAGAACCAAATTCAGTTACTAACCTTTAAATCAAAGTCTTTCAAGCTCTTGTGACCTCCCCCAACAGTAAAATCGATGTCATAACTAGCACACGTCTATATACATGTCTATAAAAGTGCCAACAAAATATTACCATGGAAGTTACtttttacttgatttttaaaaaggttttgacCTAGTAAGTCAAGACCCACATATGGGTCATCAACTGCTCTGATAAACATTGCTTTAGACGACTCGTTtgataaatacaaaaaatcaGATCCTCCTAGAAATATCCAAGCAAATAAGTGCTTATGACCTGTGTGCCCAGTAAGTCAGAGGGAAGGCTTTTCTTTCCCACTTAGAACAGCCCAGCCACAGGGTGTGAAGGGCTCTGAACCACAGCTGTTTAGAACACTTTGGATcccccaggaccagggatcaaatgaaGCCGTGTCAATCCCTCCCACAACCTAATACAAAAGAGGCTCCATCTTTGTGTTTCTCTCTCCTTAAGCCCTCATCCTTCCTGTGCCCAGGAACTACCAACAGAGAAGCTGATAGTTTCCTCACACACAATTAGACCCCAGCTGCTTGCCAGCAGGCAGGAATATCTACTTTATTCTGCCTTCTTCTGCaaggatgaaatattttaaaacaaacactgGGGCTGTCAGGCTTCTGCACTGCACTAACGTTTGTCTTATGTTGCAGTGTCTGTAGGACAATTTATGTTCTTTCTATGAAAGCAGGAAACACCAGGGTTCCCCTCCTGTATCTAAATCTTTGTCAAGTTTCTTCCTACTCTCCTCTCCAGAATTTACACAGGGGAGAGGCAGTGCAGCGGGGTGGGTGGCCAGGCAGCAACATAACTTGAAACTTTTTATTGTACAGGACAATGGCTACAGACCACAAAGATCCAGGAAGACCCACTGCTTGGGCCCAACAAAAGATGGTAATTGCCCTCTCAATTCAGAGTCCTCCGGGCTGCCAGCGGATGGGCTTTTTCCTACATGGCTCTGGTTGAAAGATCCATGACAGTACTCAGGACAAGAAGAGCCACATCTGAGCCCCAGCTGTATGGGGATGGGTGGATAAGGTGGGCCAGCTTCATCTCAGTTACTTGGGCGTGACCCTGAAGACACGGATATGGATGGCAGAGTTGTTGCGGATCCGGGTCAGCGGCTCTCGTGAGTCAGTCTCCGGTTCCAGCTCATCGACAAGCTCCACGGTGGAGGTATTGGCAGCCACTTGCAAGGACCCGAAGCTGCCCGCCTGCAGTTGTAGGGCAATGTTGATGGCTCGGTTGATGGCCAGGCCCAAGCCGTGAATGTAGATCTCACTGCATGCGTTCTGACCCCGCGCCCCTCCGTCCAACAGCTTCTGGCAGCGGGCCAGCTGCGCCTTAAAGTCAGTCTTCATGTTGACATAGATGTCATTGGGCCTCCGGGGCAGGCGGTGGGGAAGCCGCTTCCGCAGGGTGTACTCCACCGGGTCCAGCTCCGCCTCGACGGTCCCGCGGGACTCTCGGTTTTCGGCCATGCTGTGTGCCCTGGCACGGGAAAGGGACGAGATCAACCAAGGGTGAGGAGCGACCCACGCTTCCTTCCCCACCCGGTTTCCAGCCCAAAGGGTGCACCCGGGCGGGGGCGCACTCGACgcccctcttccctcccactcTCAGTCCGTTCCCACTCAACTCCAGCTCCCGCAGCTCCCCTACCCTCAGTTCGCGGACATTCATTACAACGCTCCCCACCTCGGGTCCCTCCACCGCCCCCTTTCCCCAGCACTCCAGCGCCTACTCTCTCCAGTCCCCGTGCTTTCCACGCGCACGCGGCCCGCTCCCCTGCCAGGCCAGTCGAGCGTTGCGCCGACTGGCCGGAGGAGGTGTGGCGCTGCCCGCGACCACCAGGACCCCAGGAGGGAAGAGGGGCGCGCCACACAGACACCGGAATGCTGAAGCCCTGTAGGCGCGGGGCGTCGGAAAAGGGTGCCGAGTGCGCACGCGCGCCCGTCCCCCCTGCCGCGGCCAGGCCTGAGGGATCCACGAATCGCTTTCCCGGCCTGCGTTCTCCCCGCCCCTTTCCTCAGAGCTGGCAAAACCGCGCGATGTGTTTGAATAACGCGAGGCTTCCGGGGCTGACGGGATCTACCACGTGTACGCCTCTTAGGCGGGGCGCGGAGGCGGGAGGCGTGTACCAAGTCCGAGTCCGGGGAGGATCTGGGTAGGGGAAGTTCTGGCTTTTTGCGGCCAGTCCAAGTCCCCGGTTCGCGAGGGTggctggcggggggcggggggtggggggcgggcggtccccaaggagagaataGAGGAGAGGAGACTTTTGTgggggcttggagaatttgggagTCAGGGCCTTCCAAAGATGGTAGGGAGGGCGCCGAGTTCCATAGAACGTGATCGGGAAGGTGTCTGCGTCCGTCGCAGTTCCTCGGGTCAGCAGGCGTGGCGGAGTTGGCAGAACCGACTTCCCGCCCAAGGTTCGCGTCGCCCAAAGACCAAGAGCGGGTAAACGAGTACCGAAGCCCGGTCCTTGTGGGAGGACAGCGCTCTGACACCCCTCTGCAGTTCACGGGGAGCCGTCCTCCCATTCCTCTGGCAGGGCTGACTCTAAGGCCAATCGAGGGCTATGAGCCGTTGTGGTTGAATCGCTATGAACTGCAGCttgctaggcttccttgtccttcactatctccgggggcttgctcaaacttatgtccattgagtcggtgatgccatccaatcatctcatcctctgttggccccttctcctgaGCCGTAGGCCTCCCCCTCCCAAGCCTTCACAGCTTCCTTGTGGCCCCCCTGACCCACCCACTCGCACCCCTCAACTGCCTTCCAGCTCTTCGGTCACTGCGACCACTTGGGAGCTGGGACGTACGCCCCCTGGCGGGAAGGGCAGCGCAGCACTTGCGGGGATTGGTGGCTCCCCAAGACCACTGGGAAGGGGCTCTCTGCCCACATTGGTTTAGCTTTTGGAGAATTCCATTCGAAAATGAGTCAGACCTGCATTGGAGACCTCAACTACTCTCCTCGGAAGTTTCCTCATCACTCAAATAGGGATGACAATTCCTATCTTGCTACCGAGTTTCAAAACCCAATGTAACCGTATAAACTGTAAACGTACACGTGTGAATTGGCATTTTTATGTACCCCCAGACCGCTCTCTTTATTGCCTAGGGTGGAGTTTGACCCCAAATAACTAAAGGTTGGAAAGAGGCCAGGCTCTTGCGAACTTAACCTCCCAGCACCATTTAAAGCCTGCACTTCTTTTAAGCTTCAGATTCTTAGGTTTGGTGGCGTTTATTTGGGGGTGAAGAGGAAAGGCTGACTACAATGTCTCAGTAGTGACATCCgaactgaattttatatatatatatatttggttgcctgggtcttagttggggcacatggttctttagttgcagtatatgggatctagttacctgcctggggatggaacccaagctccgtgcattgggagtgtggagtcttagccactagacattcagggaagtccctgaactgaATTTTGATGGGCAAACAGGAGTTCTTAAGGGAACCAAGGAGTTTTCTGGAATCACTGAacactgtttttaaaagaatggctGCATAATCTGTTTTcacctcaaggaactagaaaaagtaaAGCCAACGGGAAAAGatgggaagaaataaaaagagcaaaTGTCAATGAAAGTGAACACAGAAGTAAACTCAAACTATAAGCTGGTTCTttgcaaagatcaataaaattagtaAGCCTCTAGCAAGACTGAGACAAAAGAaagaactagagaaagaagactcAAATTACGATTCccaaaaatgaaagaaggaatcgCTTAAAAACCCCTCACGTTATAATATACTTAGAGAATAATACTAACAACTCTACATAGATAAACTCCACAACGGAGATAAAATggaggcatccctggtggctcagacagtaaataacctgcctgcaatgcaggaggcctgggttcaatccctgggttgggaagatcccctggagagggcatgacaacccactccaatattctcgcctggagaatccccatggacagaggagcctggcagggtacagtccatggggtcgcagagtcgaacacgactgagtgactaagcacatactgGCAATAAGCAATCAGAagccaaaatttaaaatcatttacaaTCATTCCAGAGAGGGGGGAAGAGGGtgcaggaaaggaaggagagggaaaatATTTACGTATAAGTCTAACAAAAACATGTACAAAATGTGTAtgctaaaaaatacaaaatgctaatcaaagaaatcaaagaagatctaaatTAATGGAGAGATAGA
This genomic interval from Bos mutus isolate GX-2022 chromosome 25, NWIPB_WYAK_1.1, whole genome shotgun sequence contains the following:
- the POP7 gene encoding ribonuclease P protein subunit p20 is translated as MAENRESRGTVEAELDPVEYTLRKRLPHRLPRRPNDIYVNMKTDFKAQLARCQKLLDGGARGQNACSEIYIHGLGLAINRAINIALQLQAGSFGSLQVAANTSTVELVDELEPETDSREPLTRIRNNSAIHIRVFRVTPK